One window of Lytechinus variegatus isolate NC3 chromosome 2, Lvar_3.0, whole genome shotgun sequence genomic DNA carries:
- the LOC121408056 gene encoding GPI ethanolamine phosphate transferase 1-like isoform X3, translated as MMSLIFFMMDVYLVVVGFILHLILFASIFDIYFTSPLVHGMSPHSTPHEPPAKRLVLFVGDGLRADKFYELKEDGTSRAPYLRSILRSKGAWGVSHTRVPTESRPGHVAIIAGFYEDVSAVTKGWQENPVEFDSVFNESRFTWSWGSPDILPMFAKGASGDHVFIHTYPPESEDFADSDASKLDTWVFDKVKEFLTESKGDLSLRSKLNSNRVILFLHLLGIDTNGHAHKPYSTEYLENIALVDSGIKEIVGLLEDTFDHDGKTAYLLTSDHGMTDWGSHGASHPDETLTPLLAWGAGIREARYATNQHFEDTFLQDWDLEDIERHDVNQADIAPLMSSLIGVPFPLNSVGVLPLGYLDGTQEYKARSLLTNAKQIIAQYEVKENQKFDTTLRALFRPFKPLSSGQKELLFKNINSLMMRSQFKQAITETEKLISLGLDGLGYYQTYDRFFLGSSVTLSYLGWMAYILHILLMYHTNLTMPTKPCNHGNTHHALLPAFCMIAGLIVVLLALQSSPVNYYIYALTPVPLWYAVINRWEVFYRSLINITTRHSSLEIAGYGILGVVAIETLVLSLFYRMVISVGLMGVALWPLCSGVKHKNKLYGAGWLVSCLVLAIFPMLPVVGRDPNIPLVVLAGILSAISGYILFRHLLRQQSSTSINPLLTWLQITFLLISVMVVYITWICITNKEGVPLPNKIFSWTMLLAAFVLPSFSSVMICHRLLGVALSLSTVYMLLSTSHEGLFCLCLCYVMFFWILCESNLNQQVTHKIHQVSFNEEANLEKSPPRKLAMTDLRCAWIFVFFILTAFFGTGNIASINSFDPSAVYCFLTVFNPFIMGSLLLMKGFGQLVGDRDKYKSLCNSDVYDSLHHATPAPSQAHHYVVMETIFQETSHQVNEKHPQ; from the exons ATTCTTCATGATGGATGTTTACTTGGTGGTTGTTGGATTCATCCTTCATCTAATCCTATTTGCTTCCATCTTTGACATCTATTTCACTTCTCCCCTTGTTCATGGTATGTCTCCTCACTCCACTCCACATGAACCTCCAGCCAAACGTCTTGTTCTCTTTGTCGGTGATGGTCTCAGAGCtgataagttttatgaactcaAAGAAGATGGAACCAGCAGGGCCCCATATCTCAG GAGTATTTTGCGGAGTAAAGGAGCATGGGGTGTCTCTCATACACGCGTTCCGACCGAGTCTCGGCCGGGTCATGTTGCTATCATAGCAGGCTTTTATGAAGATGTCAGTGCTGTTACTAAAG gttggcaAGAAAATCCAGTTGAGTTTGATTCTGTCTTCAATGAAAGTAGATTTACCTGGTCATGGGGAAGTCCAGATATACTGCCAATGTTTGCTaaag GTGCCTCTGGAGATCATGTTTTCATCCATACCTACCCACCTGAGAGTGAAGATTTTGCTGATTCTGATGCTTCCAAATTAGATACATGGGTCTTTGATAAAGTTAAG GAATTCCTCACCGAATCCAAAGGAGACCTTTCTCTGAGATCCAAACTCAACTCCAATCGTGTCATTCTCTTCCTTCATCTGCTTGGTATTGATACCAATGGCCACGCCCACAAACCATACTCAACAGAATACCTAGAGAACATTGCCTTAGTAGATTCAGGGATAAAGGAGATCGTAGGTCTGCTTGAAGATACCTTTGATCATGATGGAAAGACGGCATACCTCTTAACATCTGATCATGGCATGACCGATTGGG GGTCTCATGGAGCAAGTCACCCAGATGAGACCCTTACACCTCTCCTAGCCTGGGGTGCTGGTATCAGAGAGGCAAGATATGctacaaatcaacattttgaagaCACTTTCTTACaag ATTGGGATCTTGAAGATATAGAACGTCATGATGTCAACCAAGCCGACATAGCCCCTCTGATGTCATCTTTGATAGGTGTACCATTTCCTCTCAACTCAGTAGGTGTACTACCGTTAGGCTACCTCGATGGAACACAGGAATATAAGGCTAGATCACTACTCACCAACGCTAAACAGATTATAGCGCAGTATGAG GTAAAGGAGAATCAGAAGTTTGATACTACCTTGAGAGCTCTCTTCAGGCCCTTCAAGCCTCTTAGCTCAGGTCAAAAAGAGCTTCTATTCAAGAATATTAATAGCCTCATGATGAGGTCTCAATTCAAACAAGCA ATAACCGAGACAGAGAAGCTGATATCATTAGGGCTAGATGGCTTGGGGTATTACCAGACCTATGATAGATTCTTCCTGGG ATCTAGCGTGACTTTGAGCTACCTTGGATGGATGGCCTACATTCTTCATATCCTTCTCATGTACCACACCAACCTCACCATGCCCACCAAGCcttgtaaccatggtaacactcATCATGCTCTCTTGCCTGCATTCTGTATGATAGCTGGATTGATTGTCGTCCTGCTAGCTTTACAATCATCCCCTGTTAATTACTACATCTATGCTCTAACACCGGTCCCTCTTTGGTATGCAGTCATCAACAG GTGGGAAGTATTCTATAGGTctctcatcaacatcaccaccaggCATTCCTCGCTGGAGATTGCAGGATATGGGATACTGGGTGTGGTTGCCATAGAAACACTGGTACTGAGTCTCTTCTACCGGATGGTGATCTCTGTTGGGCTGATGGGCGTGGCTCTTTGGCCCCTGTGCAGTGGAGTCAAACATAAGAACAAG CTGTATGGTGCTGGTTGGTTGGTGTCCTGTCTTGTTTTAGCTATCTTTCCAATGTTACCTGTCGTTGGGAGAGATCCAAACATACCTCTTGT ggTACTAGCTGGAATACTGTCAGCCATCAGTGGATATATCTTATTCAGACATCTCTTAAGACAGCAGTCATCAACATCAATTAATCCTCTCTTAACATGGCTACAGATTACTTTCCTTCTAATATCAGTCATGGTGGTCTACATCACATGGATATGTATCACCAACAAAGAGGGTGTCCCACTTCCAAACAAGATATTTAGCTGGACAATGCTATTGGCTGCGTTTGTTTTACCATCGTTTAGCAGTGTGATGATTTGTCATCGTTTATTGGGTGTGGCCCTCTCGCTGTCGACAGTTTATATGCTCCTCAGTACCTC ACATGAAggtttgttttgtttatgtttGTGTTATGTAATGTTTTTCTGGATCCTATGTGAATCTAATCTCAATCAACAGGTGACTCATAAG atCCACCAAGTATCTTTCAATGAAGAGGCAAACCTTGAGAAGTCTCCACCTAGAAAGCTAGCTATGACTGATCTACGCTGTGCCTGGATCTTTGTCTTCTTCATTCTTACTGCTTTCTTTGGAACAGGCAACATAGCCAGTATAAATAG CTTTGATCCATCAGCAGTGTATTGTTTCCTGACAGTTTTCAATCCATTCATCATGGGATCATTACTTCTTATGAAG GGATTCGGGCAGCTGGTTGGAGATAGGGACAAG
- the LOC121408056 gene encoding GPI ethanolamine phosphate transferase 1-like isoform X2 produces MMDVYLVVVGFILHLILFASIFDIYFTSPLVHGMSPHSTPHEPPAKRLVLFVGDGLRADKFYELKEDGTSRAPYLRSILRSKGAWGVSHTRVPTESRPGHVAIIAGFYEDVSAVTKGWQENPVEFDSVFNESRFTWSWGSPDILPMFAKGASGDHVFIHTYPPESEDFADSDASKLDTWVFDKVKEFLTESKGDLSLRSKLNSNRVILFLHLLGIDTNGHAHKPYSTEYLENIALVDSGIKEIVGLLEDTFDHDGKTAYLLTSDHGMTDWGSHGASHPDETLTPLLAWGAGIREARYATNQHFEDTFLQDWDLEDIERHDVNQADIAPLMSSLIGVPFPLNSVGVLPLGYLDGTQEYKARSLLTNAKQIIAQYEVKENQKFDTTLRALFRPFKPLSSGQKELLFKNINSLMMRSQFKQAITETEKLISLGLDGLGYYQTYDRFFLGSSVTLSYLGWMAYILHILLMYHTNLTMPTKPCNHGNTHHALLPAFCMIAGLIVVLLALQSSPVNYYIYALTPVPLWYAVINRWEVFYRSLINITTRHSSLEIAGYGILGVVAIETLVLSLFYRMVISVGLMGVALWPLCSGVKHKNKLYGAGWLVSCLVLAIFPMLPVVGRDPNIPLVVLAGILSAISGYILFRHLLRQQSSTSINPLLTWLQITFLLISVMVVYITWICITNKEGVPLPNKIFSWTMLLAAFVLPSFSSVMICHRLLGVALSLSTVYMLLSTSHEGLFCLCLCYVMFFWILCESNLNQQVTHKIHQVSFNEEANLEKSPPRKLAMTDLRCAWIFVFFILTAFFGTGNIASINSFDPSAVYCFLTVFNPFIMGSLLLMKNVVLFLLVACAFQAIHILLRLPTSSLYLVVLLLSDAMALHFFFLVRDSGSWLEIGTSISHYVIVMSMILFIMLLLLLARLITTLSWKRSSKKHHTR; encoded by the exons ATGATGGATGTTTACTTGGTGGTTGTTGGATTCATCCTTCATCTAATCCTATTTGCTTCCATCTTTGACATCTATTTCACTTCTCCCCTTGTTCATGGTATGTCTCCTCACTCCACTCCACATGAACCTCCAGCCAAACGTCTTGTTCTCTTTGTCGGTGATGGTCTCAGAGCtgataagttttatgaactcaAAGAAGATGGAACCAGCAGGGCCCCATATCTCAG GAGTATTTTGCGGAGTAAAGGAGCATGGGGTGTCTCTCATACACGCGTTCCGACCGAGTCTCGGCCGGGTCATGTTGCTATCATAGCAGGCTTTTATGAAGATGTCAGTGCTGTTACTAAAG gttggcaAGAAAATCCAGTTGAGTTTGATTCTGTCTTCAATGAAAGTAGATTTACCTGGTCATGGGGAAGTCCAGATATACTGCCAATGTTTGCTaaag GTGCCTCTGGAGATCATGTTTTCATCCATACCTACCCACCTGAGAGTGAAGATTTTGCTGATTCTGATGCTTCCAAATTAGATACATGGGTCTTTGATAAAGTTAAG GAATTCCTCACCGAATCCAAAGGAGACCTTTCTCTGAGATCCAAACTCAACTCCAATCGTGTCATTCTCTTCCTTCATCTGCTTGGTATTGATACCAATGGCCACGCCCACAAACCATACTCAACAGAATACCTAGAGAACATTGCCTTAGTAGATTCAGGGATAAAGGAGATCGTAGGTCTGCTTGAAGATACCTTTGATCATGATGGAAAGACGGCATACCTCTTAACATCTGATCATGGCATGACCGATTGGG GGTCTCATGGAGCAAGTCACCCAGATGAGACCCTTACACCTCTCCTAGCCTGGGGTGCTGGTATCAGAGAGGCAAGATATGctacaaatcaacattttgaagaCACTTTCTTACaag ATTGGGATCTTGAAGATATAGAACGTCATGATGTCAACCAAGCCGACATAGCCCCTCTGATGTCATCTTTGATAGGTGTACCATTTCCTCTCAACTCAGTAGGTGTACTACCGTTAGGCTACCTCGATGGAACACAGGAATATAAGGCTAGATCACTACTCACCAACGCTAAACAGATTATAGCGCAGTATGAG GTAAAGGAGAATCAGAAGTTTGATACTACCTTGAGAGCTCTCTTCAGGCCCTTCAAGCCTCTTAGCTCAGGTCAAAAAGAGCTTCTATTCAAGAATATTAATAGCCTCATGATGAGGTCTCAATTCAAACAAGCA ATAACCGAGACAGAGAAGCTGATATCATTAGGGCTAGATGGCTTGGGGTATTACCAGACCTATGATAGATTCTTCCTGGG ATCTAGCGTGACTTTGAGCTACCTTGGATGGATGGCCTACATTCTTCATATCCTTCTCATGTACCACACCAACCTCACCATGCCCACCAAGCcttgtaaccatggtaacactcATCATGCTCTCTTGCCTGCATTCTGTATGATAGCTGGATTGATTGTCGTCCTGCTAGCTTTACAATCATCCCCTGTTAATTACTACATCTATGCTCTAACACCGGTCCCTCTTTGGTATGCAGTCATCAACAG GTGGGAAGTATTCTATAGGTctctcatcaacatcaccaccaggCATTCCTCGCTGGAGATTGCAGGATATGGGATACTGGGTGTGGTTGCCATAGAAACACTGGTACTGAGTCTCTTCTACCGGATGGTGATCTCTGTTGGGCTGATGGGCGTGGCTCTTTGGCCCCTGTGCAGTGGAGTCAAACATAAGAACAAG CTGTATGGTGCTGGTTGGTTGGTGTCCTGTCTTGTTTTAGCTATCTTTCCAATGTTACCTGTCGTTGGGAGAGATCCAAACATACCTCTTGT ggTACTAGCTGGAATACTGTCAGCCATCAGTGGATATATCTTATTCAGACATCTCTTAAGACAGCAGTCATCAACATCAATTAATCCTCTCTTAACATGGCTACAGATTACTTTCCTTCTAATATCAGTCATGGTGGTCTACATCACATGGATATGTATCACCAACAAAGAGGGTGTCCCACTTCCAAACAAGATATTTAGCTGGACAATGCTATTGGCTGCGTTTGTTTTACCATCGTTTAGCAGTGTGATGATTTGTCATCGTTTATTGGGTGTGGCCCTCTCGCTGTCGACAGTTTATATGCTCCTCAGTACCTC ACATGAAggtttgttttgtttatgtttGTGTTATGTAATGTTTTTCTGGATCCTATGTGAATCTAATCTCAATCAACAGGTGACTCATAAG atCCACCAAGTATCTTTCAATGAAGAGGCAAACCTTGAGAAGTCTCCACCTAGAAAGCTAGCTATGACTGATCTACGCTGTGCCTGGATCTTTGTCTTCTTCATTCTTACTGCTTTCTTTGGAACAGGCAACATAGCCAGTATAAATAG CTTTGATCCATCAGCAGTGTATTGTTTCCTGACAGTTTTCAATCCATTCATCATGGGATCATTACTTCTTATGAAG AATGTGGTCTTGTTCCTGCTAGTAGCATGTGCCTTCCAAGCTATACATATACTACTAAGGCTACCTACATCCTCACTCTATCTAGTCGTTCTGCTCCTCTCTGATGCGATGGCATTACATTTCTTCTTTCTGGTCAGGGATTCGGGCAGCTGGTTGGAGATAGGGACAAG
- the LOC121408056 gene encoding GPI ethanolamine phosphate transferase 1-like isoform X1: MMSLIFFMMDVYLVVVGFILHLILFASIFDIYFTSPLVHGMSPHSTPHEPPAKRLVLFVGDGLRADKFYELKEDGTSRAPYLRSILRSKGAWGVSHTRVPTESRPGHVAIIAGFYEDVSAVTKGWQENPVEFDSVFNESRFTWSWGSPDILPMFAKGASGDHVFIHTYPPESEDFADSDASKLDTWVFDKVKEFLTESKGDLSLRSKLNSNRVILFLHLLGIDTNGHAHKPYSTEYLENIALVDSGIKEIVGLLEDTFDHDGKTAYLLTSDHGMTDWGSHGASHPDETLTPLLAWGAGIREARYATNQHFEDTFLQDWDLEDIERHDVNQADIAPLMSSLIGVPFPLNSVGVLPLGYLDGTQEYKARSLLTNAKQIIAQYEVKENQKFDTTLRALFRPFKPLSSGQKELLFKNINSLMMRSQFKQAITETEKLISLGLDGLGYYQTYDRFFLGSSVTLSYLGWMAYILHILLMYHTNLTMPTKPCNHGNTHHALLPAFCMIAGLIVVLLALQSSPVNYYIYALTPVPLWYAVINRWEVFYRSLINITTRHSSLEIAGYGILGVVAIETLVLSLFYRMVISVGLMGVALWPLCSGVKHKNKLYGAGWLVSCLVLAIFPMLPVVGRDPNIPLVVLAGILSAISGYILFRHLLRQQSSTSINPLLTWLQITFLLISVMVVYITWICITNKEGVPLPNKIFSWTMLLAAFVLPSFSSVMICHRLLGVALSLSTVYMLLSTSHEGLFCLCLCYVMFFWILCESNLNQQVTHKIHQVSFNEEANLEKSPPRKLAMTDLRCAWIFVFFILTAFFGTGNIASINSFDPSAVYCFLTVFNPFIMGSLLLMKNVVLFLLVACAFQAIHILLRLPTSSLYLVVLLLSDAMALHFFFLVRDSGSWLEIGTSISHYVIVMSMILFIMLLLLLARLITTLSWKRSSKKHHTR; encoded by the exons ATTCTTCATGATGGATGTTTACTTGGTGGTTGTTGGATTCATCCTTCATCTAATCCTATTTGCTTCCATCTTTGACATCTATTTCACTTCTCCCCTTGTTCATGGTATGTCTCCTCACTCCACTCCACATGAACCTCCAGCCAAACGTCTTGTTCTCTTTGTCGGTGATGGTCTCAGAGCtgataagttttatgaactcaAAGAAGATGGAACCAGCAGGGCCCCATATCTCAG GAGTATTTTGCGGAGTAAAGGAGCATGGGGTGTCTCTCATACACGCGTTCCGACCGAGTCTCGGCCGGGTCATGTTGCTATCATAGCAGGCTTTTATGAAGATGTCAGTGCTGTTACTAAAG gttggcaAGAAAATCCAGTTGAGTTTGATTCTGTCTTCAATGAAAGTAGATTTACCTGGTCATGGGGAAGTCCAGATATACTGCCAATGTTTGCTaaag GTGCCTCTGGAGATCATGTTTTCATCCATACCTACCCACCTGAGAGTGAAGATTTTGCTGATTCTGATGCTTCCAAATTAGATACATGGGTCTTTGATAAAGTTAAG GAATTCCTCACCGAATCCAAAGGAGACCTTTCTCTGAGATCCAAACTCAACTCCAATCGTGTCATTCTCTTCCTTCATCTGCTTGGTATTGATACCAATGGCCACGCCCACAAACCATACTCAACAGAATACCTAGAGAACATTGCCTTAGTAGATTCAGGGATAAAGGAGATCGTAGGTCTGCTTGAAGATACCTTTGATCATGATGGAAAGACGGCATACCTCTTAACATCTGATCATGGCATGACCGATTGGG GGTCTCATGGAGCAAGTCACCCAGATGAGACCCTTACACCTCTCCTAGCCTGGGGTGCTGGTATCAGAGAGGCAAGATATGctacaaatcaacattttgaagaCACTTTCTTACaag ATTGGGATCTTGAAGATATAGAACGTCATGATGTCAACCAAGCCGACATAGCCCCTCTGATGTCATCTTTGATAGGTGTACCATTTCCTCTCAACTCAGTAGGTGTACTACCGTTAGGCTACCTCGATGGAACACAGGAATATAAGGCTAGATCACTACTCACCAACGCTAAACAGATTATAGCGCAGTATGAG GTAAAGGAGAATCAGAAGTTTGATACTACCTTGAGAGCTCTCTTCAGGCCCTTCAAGCCTCTTAGCTCAGGTCAAAAAGAGCTTCTATTCAAGAATATTAATAGCCTCATGATGAGGTCTCAATTCAAACAAGCA ATAACCGAGACAGAGAAGCTGATATCATTAGGGCTAGATGGCTTGGGGTATTACCAGACCTATGATAGATTCTTCCTGGG ATCTAGCGTGACTTTGAGCTACCTTGGATGGATGGCCTACATTCTTCATATCCTTCTCATGTACCACACCAACCTCACCATGCCCACCAAGCcttgtaaccatggtaacactcATCATGCTCTCTTGCCTGCATTCTGTATGATAGCTGGATTGATTGTCGTCCTGCTAGCTTTACAATCATCCCCTGTTAATTACTACATCTATGCTCTAACACCGGTCCCTCTTTGGTATGCAGTCATCAACAG GTGGGAAGTATTCTATAGGTctctcatcaacatcaccaccaggCATTCCTCGCTGGAGATTGCAGGATATGGGATACTGGGTGTGGTTGCCATAGAAACACTGGTACTGAGTCTCTTCTACCGGATGGTGATCTCTGTTGGGCTGATGGGCGTGGCTCTTTGGCCCCTGTGCAGTGGAGTCAAACATAAGAACAAG CTGTATGGTGCTGGTTGGTTGGTGTCCTGTCTTGTTTTAGCTATCTTTCCAATGTTACCTGTCGTTGGGAGAGATCCAAACATACCTCTTGT ggTACTAGCTGGAATACTGTCAGCCATCAGTGGATATATCTTATTCAGACATCTCTTAAGACAGCAGTCATCAACATCAATTAATCCTCTCTTAACATGGCTACAGATTACTTTCCTTCTAATATCAGTCATGGTGGTCTACATCACATGGATATGTATCACCAACAAAGAGGGTGTCCCACTTCCAAACAAGATATTTAGCTGGACAATGCTATTGGCTGCGTTTGTTTTACCATCGTTTAGCAGTGTGATGATTTGTCATCGTTTATTGGGTGTGGCCCTCTCGCTGTCGACAGTTTATATGCTCCTCAGTACCTC ACATGAAggtttgttttgtttatgtttGTGTTATGTAATGTTTTTCTGGATCCTATGTGAATCTAATCTCAATCAACAGGTGACTCATAAG atCCACCAAGTATCTTTCAATGAAGAGGCAAACCTTGAGAAGTCTCCACCTAGAAAGCTAGCTATGACTGATCTACGCTGTGCCTGGATCTTTGTCTTCTTCATTCTTACTGCTTTCTTTGGAACAGGCAACATAGCCAGTATAAATAG CTTTGATCCATCAGCAGTGTATTGTTTCCTGACAGTTTTCAATCCATTCATCATGGGATCATTACTTCTTATGAAG AATGTGGTCTTGTTCCTGCTAGTAGCATGTGCCTTCCAAGCTATACATATACTACTAAGGCTACCTACATCCTCACTCTATCTAGTCGTTCTGCTCCTCTCTGATGCGATGGCATTACATTTCTTCTTTCTGGTCAGGGATTCGGGCAGCTGGTTGGAGATAGGGACAAG